One genomic segment of Mycolicibacterium chubuense NBB4 includes these proteins:
- a CDS encoding SDR family NAD(P)-dependent oxidoreductase: protein MDVNGTSAIVTGGASGIGAATARLLASKGARVVVADLQAERGQELAHEIGGAFVSVDVTDTAQIEDAVNTAVDLGPLRVLVNSAGIGWAQRTIGKDGEFASAHNLDAYKKVLAINLVGTFDCIRLAATAMSRLDLTDSGERGAIVNMTSVAAFDGQIGQAAYSSSKGGVVGLTLPVARDLAAVGIRVNTVAPGLVDTPIYGEGPESEAFKAKLGESVLYPRRLGKPEELASMVIELITNSYMNAEVVRVDGGIRMPPK, encoded by the coding sequence GTGGACGTCAACGGAACTAGCGCAATTGTCACCGGCGGAGCATCGGGTATCGGTGCCGCCACTGCCCGGCTACTGGCATCCAAAGGTGCCCGCGTCGTGGTGGCCGACCTGCAAGCAGAACGCGGACAGGAACTCGCGCACGAGATCGGCGGCGCATTCGTCAGTGTCGATGTCACCGACACCGCTCAGATCGAAGACGCGGTGAACACCGCAGTCGATCTCGGGCCGCTTCGTGTGCTGGTCAACTCCGCCGGAATCGGTTGGGCGCAAAGGACAATCGGCAAGGACGGGGAGTTCGCCTCGGCGCACAACCTCGACGCGTACAAGAAGGTGCTCGCGATCAACCTGGTCGGGACCTTCGACTGCATCCGGCTGGCGGCAACGGCGATGAGCCGGCTCGACCTCACCGACTCCGGGGAACGCGGCGCGATCGTCAACATGACCAGTGTGGCCGCGTTCGACGGCCAGATCGGCCAGGCCGCCTACTCCTCCTCGAAGGGCGGCGTCGTCGGATTGACCCTGCCGGTGGCCCGCGACCTCGCCGCTGTCGGGATCCGGGTGAACACCGTCGCCCCCGGCCTGGTCGACACGCCCATCTACGGCGAGGGCCCGGAATCGGAGGCGTTCAAGGCGAAGCTCGGTGAGTCGGTTCTCTACCCGCGCCGGCTCGGCAAACCGGAAGAGCTCGCATCGATGGTGATCGAACTGATCACCAACTCCTACATGAACGCCGAAGTGGTCCGCGTGGACGGCGGAATCCGGATGCCACCCAAATAG
- a CDS encoding DUF1330 domain-containing protein — protein sequence MTVYAIAQLRFTDRAAYDRYQARFMEVFARHAGTLLAADESPQVLEGESDRQKVVLMSFPDNASFRAWADSPEYQEISKDRRAGADSLVMLVQGLG from the coding sequence GTGACGGTGTACGCCATTGCCCAGCTCAGATTCACGGACCGCGCCGCCTACGACCGGTACCAGGCCCGCTTCATGGAGGTGTTCGCCCGTCACGCGGGCACGCTGCTCGCGGCCGATGAGTCTCCGCAGGTTCTCGAAGGCGAGTCGGATCGGCAGAAGGTGGTGCTGATGTCGTTCCCCGACAATGCGTCGTTCCGTGCGTGGGCCGATTCCCCGGAATACCAGGAGATCTCGAAGGACCGGCGGGCAGGGGCGGATTCGCTGGTCATGTTGGTCCAGGGCCTCGGTTAG
- a CDS encoding DUF998 domain-containing protein: MPSPSALRLIAAALWIGAGVGYFVVEAAAASRLAGYSVANDYISDLGRPDSPLAWWMNAAFRVQGMAFVVAGALTVHADRPRRGRMVFVVAACVYGAGSVAVGLVPSGGAGAPALVHAAGAAAAIVGGNLAVLAAGRAGLPAGAGGVHAVGYGLGVVGLVGGALLLWSGLPRGLCERAAIYAIIAWQLLAATATVTASAANRGPGPT, translated from the coding sequence GTGCCCTCGCCGTCTGCGTTGCGGCTGATCGCTGCGGCGCTGTGGATCGGCGCCGGCGTCGGCTATTTCGTGGTGGAAGCGGCAGCGGCATCCCGACTTGCGGGCTACAGCGTCGCGAACGACTACATCAGCGACCTGGGCCGGCCGGACTCACCGCTGGCGTGGTGGATGAACGCGGCGTTCCGGGTGCAGGGAATGGCGTTCGTGGTCGCCGGTGCGCTGACCGTCCACGCGGATCGGCCTCGTCGCGGGCGCATGGTGTTCGTCGTGGCGGCGTGTGTCTACGGGGCGGGCTCCGTGGCCGTCGGCCTGGTCCCCAGCGGCGGCGCCGGCGCCCCGGCACTGGTGCACGCCGCGGGTGCGGCGGCGGCGATAGTCGGCGGCAACCTCGCCGTCCTCGCGGCGGGACGGGCCGGTCTGCCCGCGGGGGCCGGCGGCGTCCACGCGGTTGGCTATGGCCTCGGCGTCGTCGGTCTGGTGGGCGGAGCGCTGCTGCTGTGGTCCGGCCTGCCGCGCGGACTCTGCGAACGCGCGGCGATCTACGCGATCATCGCGTGGCAGCTGCTCGCCGCCACAGCGACCGTCACCGCATCGGCCGCTAACCGAGGCCCTGGACCAACATGA
- a CDS encoding cytochrome b: MSGGRFPVRSRVLHWITAVLVFAGLLIGFAMVTALGSYGTLVGVHMTIGVTILAVTVVRLINRWLSTPPAWPATVGRLEGRIAGISERAMYLLLLAQPLVGWAMVSAAGRPPVIVGGLHLPRIAPFDADLYAVLRPAHSILAFLLVAVIAAHVSAVLLHTLTLRDRMLSRMTFGESADPAAEPTVAR, translated from the coding sequence ATGAGCGGCGGGCGGTTCCCGGTGCGCTCCCGGGTCCTGCACTGGATCACGGCGGTGCTGGTGTTCGCCGGTCTGCTCATCGGGTTCGCGATGGTCACCGCGCTCGGCTCCTACGGCACGCTCGTCGGAGTGCACATGACGATCGGGGTGACCATCCTGGCCGTCACGGTCGTGCGCCTGATCAACCGGTGGCTCTCGACACCGCCCGCCTGGCCGGCCACGGTGGGCCGGCTCGAGGGCAGGATCGCCGGAATCTCCGAGCGGGCGATGTACCTGCTGCTGCTGGCCCAGCCCCTCGTGGGCTGGGCGATGGTGTCGGCCGCCGGACGGCCGCCGGTGATCGTGGGTGGACTGCACCTACCGCGCATCGCGCCGTTCGATGCGGACCTGTATGCCGTTCTGCGCCCGGCACATTCGATCCTGGCGTTCCTGCTGGTGGCCGTCATCGCCGCGCACGTGAGCGCGGTGCTGCTGCACACCCTGACACTGCGCGACCGGATGCTCTCCCGGATGACGTTCGGCGAGTCGGCGGATCCGGCAGCCGAGCCCACCGTCGCGCGCTGA
- a CDS encoding catalase family peroxidase has translation MDQPAFTWRGTPVSRRALLAGVGAVTAFLAVDLGAVAYANNWIGDRFARQAIIDRFQSLSGVHPGFRRNHAKGVVVAGRFESTGAAAELTTATVLAAGDSPVIGRFSLGGGNPTVADTPGAVRGFGVALGFPGRRQWRTAMINLPVFPVNSPEAFYDQLLASAPNPATGKPDPDAMAAFLTKYPASAAATKVIKQHPPTPGFADSTFAGLNTFYFVDGSGARTPVRWFLVPRQQARPAARTGPNVLFDALVRQLKAGPLSWDLRVVVGTDQDPVDPTLPWPADRRVVTAGTLVLDTVETEAPGNARDVNFDPLTLPDGIEPSDDPILGARSAVYAASYRLRTGEPKSPSAVQVDEVAP, from the coding sequence GTGGATCAACCCGCCTTCACCTGGCGCGGCACCCCGGTCAGCAGACGCGCCCTTCTCGCGGGCGTCGGTGCGGTGACCGCGTTTCTCGCCGTCGACCTCGGCGCGGTCGCATACGCCAACAACTGGATCGGCGACCGCTTCGCCCGCCAGGCGATCATCGACCGGTTCCAGTCGTTGTCCGGCGTCCATCCCGGCTTCCGCCGCAACCACGCCAAAGGCGTCGTGGTCGCCGGGCGCTTCGAAAGCACCGGCGCGGCAGCGGAATTGACCACCGCCACCGTACTGGCCGCGGGCGACTCGCCCGTGATCGGTCGCTTCTCGCTCGGCGGCGGCAACCCCACGGTGGCCGATACTCCCGGCGCGGTCCGCGGATTCGGCGTCGCCCTCGGTTTTCCCGGCCGCCGGCAGTGGCGGACGGCGATGATCAACCTGCCGGTGTTCCCCGTCAACAGCCCCGAGGCGTTCTACGACCAACTGCTGGCCTCGGCGCCGAACCCGGCGACGGGCAAGCCCGACCCCGACGCGATGGCGGCGTTCCTTACGAAGTACCCGGCGAGCGCGGCGGCCACGAAGGTGATCAAACAGCACCCGCCGACACCGGGTTTCGCCGACAGTACGTTCGCCGGTCTCAACACCTTCTACTTCGTCGACGGCTCGGGCGCCAGGACACCGGTGCGCTGGTTCCTCGTCCCGCGCCAGCAGGCGCGACCGGCAGCCCGCACCGGGCCCAACGTGCTGTTCGACGCGCTGGTTCGGCAGCTCAAAGCCGGCCCTCTCAGCTGGGACCTGCGGGTGGTCGTCGGCACCGATCAGGATCCCGTCGATCCGACGCTGCCGTGGCCCGCCGACCGCCGGGTCGTCACCGCCGGCACGCTCGTGCTCGACACCGTCGAGACCGAGGCCCCGGGCAACGCACGGGATGTGAACTTCGATCCGCTGACGCTGCCCGACGGCATCGAGCCGTCCGACGACCCGATCCTCGGCGCGCGGTCCGCGGTGTACGCCGCGTCGTACCGGCTGCGCACCGGGGAACCGAAGTCACCGTCGGCCGTGCAGGTCGACGAGGTCGCGCCATGA
- a CDS encoding aminotransferase class I/II-fold pyridoxal phosphate-dependent enzyme, which translates to MRNGSMGFDHHRAPLLESLRAFVGREQAPFYSPGHKGGRTMDPWLRDHLAAVDLNNLPDTDTLHCPEGPILEAERLIADAWGVPQSFVMVQGSTGGNIAVALTALRPDEPVLVARNAHKSVLAGLVQVGARPVWLEPRWDSDFGVAHGLDADVVERAFRTTGAAALWVLHPTYFGTTGDIAALAGLCRRYGARLLVDGAHSPHFAFHPDLPRAAEQSGAAATVQSVHKILSGLSQAAVLHIDTAQLDEAAARRALQLVQTTSPYFGIMASIDDARRQMVLDGRAMLEAALGRARGAADRLSRIPGLTVLRPGHLAGPGTGLCELDETKLLVGTAGLAADAREVLARLNSIHGVQPELAGTGHVLCISTIGNTDADFDRLTTAFAEVSAHFGRRDRAAAPALTTELLAARPAPVLTPREAFFAPRHTVELAGAAGCVAAEAITPYPPGIPLVTPGERLDADVIGLLTALRDAGNPISAADPTLGVVTVVR; encoded by the coding sequence ATGCGCAACGGGTCTATGGGGTTTGACCACCACCGTGCTCCGCTGCTCGAATCGCTGCGCGCGTTCGTCGGGCGCGAACAGGCGCCGTTCTACTCCCCCGGCCACAAGGGTGGCCGCACGATGGATCCGTGGCTGCGGGACCACCTCGCCGCAGTCGACCTGAACAACCTGCCCGACACCGACACCCTGCACTGCCCGGAAGGGCCGATCCTCGAGGCCGAACGCCTGATCGCCGACGCCTGGGGCGTCCCGCAGAGCTTCGTGATGGTGCAGGGGTCCACGGGCGGCAACATCGCCGTGGCACTGACCGCGCTGCGGCCCGACGAGCCGGTGCTGGTGGCCCGCAACGCCCACAAGTCGGTGCTGGCCGGGCTGGTGCAGGTGGGGGCCCGCCCCGTGTGGCTCGAGCCGCGCTGGGACAGCGATTTCGGTGTCGCCCACGGTCTGGACGCCGACGTCGTCGAGCGGGCGTTCCGGACGACGGGTGCGGCGGCGTTGTGGGTGCTGCACCCGACGTACTTCGGCACGACCGGGGACATCGCGGCGCTGGCCGGGTTGTGCCGCCGCTACGGTGCGCGGCTGCTGGTCGACGGCGCGCACTCGCCCCACTTCGCCTTTCACCCCGACCTGCCGCGCGCTGCCGAGCAGTCCGGCGCCGCGGCCACCGTGCAGTCGGTGCACAAGATCCTGTCCGGGCTGAGCCAGGCCGCGGTGCTGCACATCGACACCGCGCAGCTCGACGAGGCGGCCGCGCGCCGGGCCCTGCAGCTGGTGCAGACCACCAGCCCGTACTTCGGGATCATGGCGTCGATCGACGACGCGCGACGGCAGATGGTGCTCGACGGCCGCGCGATGCTCGAGGCAGCGCTGGGGCGGGCGCGCGGGGCCGCCGATCGGCTGAGCCGGATTCCGGGCCTGACGGTGCTGCGCCCGGGTCATCTGGCCGGGCCGGGCACGGGTCTGTGCGAACTCGACGAGACGAAGCTGCTGGTCGGCACGGCCGGGCTGGCCGCCGACGCCCGTGAGGTGCTGGCGCGGCTGAACAGCATCCATGGTGTCCAGCCGGAACTCGCGGGCACCGGACACGTGCTGTGCATCAGCACGATCGGCAACACCGACGCCGACTTCGACCGTCTGACAACAGCTTTCGCGGAGGTATCTGCCCACTTCGGGCGACGGGACCGGGCGGCGGCTCCTGCGCTGACGACCGAGCTGCTGGCGGCGCGTCCGGCGCCGGTGCTCACGCCACGGGAGGCGTTCTTCGCTCCGCGGCACACCGTCGAGCTCGCCGGTGCGGCCGGCTGCGTCGCGGCCGAGGCCATCACGCCGTACCCACCGGGTATCCCGCTGGTGACGCCGGGCGAGCGGCTGGACGCGGACGTGATCGGCCTGCTGACGGCATTGCGCGACGCGGGCAACCCGATCAGCGCCGCGGACCCGACGCTGGGGGTCGTCACGGTCGTGCGGTGA
- a CDS encoding amidohydrolase family protein — MPGGELQDVFAGVNDRVPEGLAEHLRSVALIDHHVHGTFNQVIDRAAFEFSINEGSNDPVPSWMTQFDSPLGLSIRRWCAPLLGLPALADGEQYWKRRCEIGPDELASTMLRAAGVSRWIVDTGFKGDQITPHGRLAELAGGQSSEIVRLERVAEDLIEGGTAADDFPAAMRAALARAADDPAVVGTKTIVAYRTGFDIDWSRPEEADVVARVRELAARAGAPRIDDPVLIAFGVHEAAAHGLPIQFHVGFGDRDLDLHRCDPLLLLPLLRTMPPVPVLLLHCYPFHRQSGYLAQAFDHVNFDVGLAINYLGARSTGLVAESLETAPFAKQLYSSDAFGPPELHVLGSVLWRRAMGLVLGEWVRTGECAEADAIRIVDMIGVTNAQRVYGV, encoded by the coding sequence ATGCCGGGTGGTGAACTGCAGGACGTCTTCGCCGGGGTGAACGACCGGGTCCCGGAGGGCCTCGCCGAGCACCTGCGCAGCGTGGCCCTGATCGATCATCACGTGCACGGCACCTTCAACCAGGTGATCGACCGGGCCGCGTTCGAGTTCTCGATCAACGAGGGGTCGAACGACCCGGTGCCGTCGTGGATGACCCAGTTCGACTCCCCGCTGGGACTGTCGATCCGGCGTTGGTGCGCACCGCTTCTCGGCCTGCCCGCACTCGCCGACGGCGAGCAGTACTGGAAGCGCCGGTGCGAGATCGGCCCCGATGAGCTGGCCTCGACGATGCTGCGCGCGGCGGGGGTGTCCCGCTGGATCGTCGACACCGGGTTCAAGGGCGACCAGATCACCCCGCACGGGCGCCTCGCGGAACTGGCCGGCGGCCAGTCGTCGGAGATCGTGCGCCTGGAACGCGTCGCCGAGGACCTGATCGAAGGCGGCACCGCCGCGGACGACTTCCCGGCCGCGATGCGGGCGGCGCTGGCCCGCGCGGCCGACGACCCGGCGGTGGTCGGCACCAAGACGATCGTGGCCTACCGCACCGGCTTCGACATCGACTGGAGCAGGCCCGAGGAGGCCGACGTCGTCGCCCGCGTGCGGGAACTCGCCGCCCGGGCGGGCGCACCGCGGATCGACGACCCGGTGCTGATCGCGTTCGGGGTGCACGAGGCCGCGGCGCACGGTCTGCCCATCCAATTCCACGTCGGTTTCGGCGACCGCGATCTGGACCTGCACCGGTGCGACCCGCTGCTGCTGCTGCCCCTGCTGCGGACCATGCCGCCGGTGCCGGTGCTGCTGCTGCACTGCTACCCGTTCCATCGCCAATCGGGTTATCTGGCACAGGCTTTCGACCATGTGAACTTCGACGTCGGGTTGGCGATCAACTACCTGGGCGCCCGGTCGACCGGCCTGGTCGCCGAGTCGCTGGAGACCGCGCCGTTCGCCAAGCAGCTGTATTCGTCGGACGCGTTCGGGCCGCCGGAGCTGCATGTGCTCGGGTCGGTGCTGTGGCGGCGCGCGATGGGCCTGGTGCTCGGCGAGTGGGTGCGCACCGGGGAGTGCGCGGAGGCCGACGCGATCCGCATCGTCGACATGATCGGTGTGACGAATGCGCAACGGGTCTATGGGGTTTGA
- a CDS encoding aspartate aminotransferase family protein: MSTLYARDDAVIAGIEKLRFFPLEVQSGHGCILTTPDGRELLDLSATWTASGLGHGHPAVVEAVCRAVRDAPGSGGLSAVHPDSVGLAEDLLALVPGEGERRVYLGHAGSDANDVALRACRHATGRRTVVAFEHSYHGGVGVAMGVSGVHVDAGAPADPDSVFLPYPNPFRPGPDGVEADVAVCLELADRQLADGRAACLIVEPILSDGGLVVPPDGFLARLQELCRRHGVPMICDEVKMGLGRPGTLHAFEHDGVVPDIVTFGKVIGGGLPLSAAVGPAAILDNPPAAALLTTAGNPVCTAAGRAVLKTIVSEGLVENTAKVGALLADSLRELTGSTGGDRIGDVRGRGLAIGLELVDPETGDRDPRLAAAVVYRAWELGAVVYYVGGNVLEITPPLVLTEAQAAQAAEILGAAIGDAAAGRVDAEEVAKYAGW; the protein is encoded by the coding sequence ATGAGCACGCTCTACGCCCGCGACGACGCGGTCATCGCCGGAATCGAGAAACTCCGGTTCTTCCCGCTGGAGGTGCAGTCCGGCCACGGCTGCATCCTGACCACCCCCGACGGGCGCGAGCTGCTCGACCTGTCCGCCACGTGGACCGCCTCCGGTCTGGGTCACGGGCACCCGGCCGTGGTCGAGGCCGTCTGCCGGGCCGTGCGCGACGCCCCGGGCTCCGGTGGATTGTCGGCCGTGCACCCCGATTCCGTCGGGCTGGCCGAGGACCTGCTCGCCCTGGTCCCCGGCGAGGGCGAGCGCCGCGTCTACCTCGGGCATGCGGGCTCCGACGCCAACGACGTCGCGTTGCGCGCCTGCCGCCACGCCACCGGGCGGCGCACCGTGGTGGCGTTCGAGCACAGCTACCACGGCGGTGTCGGAGTGGCGATGGGAGTGTCCGGCGTGCACGTGGATGCCGGCGCGCCGGCCGATCCGGACTCGGTCTTCCTGCCCTACCCCAACCCGTTCCGGCCGGGGCCCGACGGTGTCGAGGCCGACGTCGCCGTGTGCCTGGAGCTGGCCGACCGGCAGCTGGCGGACGGTCGGGCGGCCTGCCTGATCGTGGAACCGATCCTGTCCGACGGCGGTCTGGTGGTGCCGCCGGACGGTTTCCTCGCCCGGCTGCAGGAGTTGTGCCGGCGGCACGGCGTCCCGATGATCTGCGACGAGGTCAAGATGGGGCTGGGCCGGCCGGGCACGCTGCACGCGTTCGAGCACGACGGCGTCGTGCCCGACATCGTGACGTTCGGCAAGGTCATCGGCGGCGGGCTGCCGCTGTCGGCGGCGGTGGGGCCCGCGGCGATCCTGGACAATCCTCCTGCTGCGGCGCTGCTGACCACCGCGGGCAACCCGGTGTGCACGGCCGCCGGGCGCGCCGTCCTGAAGACCATCGTGTCGGAGGGTCTCGTCGAGAACACCGCGAAAGTCGGTGCGCTGCTTGCTGATTCATTGCGTGAGCTGACCGGCTCGACCGGCGGCGACCGCATCGGCGACGTGCGGGGGCGCGGGCTGGCCATCGGCCTGGAGCTCGTGGACCCCGAGACCGGCGACCGCGATCCCCGGCTGGCCGCCGCCGTGGTCTACCGTGCGTGGGAGCTGGGTGCGGTCGTGTACTACGTCGGGGGCAATGTCCTCGAGATCACCCCGCCGCTGGTGCTCACCGAGGCGCAGGCCGCGCAGGCGGCCGAGATCCTCGGCGCGGCGATCGGCGACGCAGCTGCGGGCAGGGTCGACGCCGAGGAGGTCGCGAAGTATGCCGGGTGGTGA
- a CDS encoding APC family permease, giving the protein MTSRTPETADDVDQIPHRRLPFWVALALSVALVGPTLAMSGNGQGLIGTVGKSIPLVFLIGLVGVSLVGYSFVRLTRHLNHAGSAYGLVGGTIGPRTGFFSGFAMLGAYWGFSIGTLALTAAFVNSFIAALQPGNDNPYQVPWLLIVVVGAVISFLLSGRDIQLLAKILLAIEGLGILAMIVLVVAIFAQGGAPTTGVDFSVFSFSGGVSPSAVLAGVVAAFLSWAGFEACASMGEETDDPRRNIPRALGGTLILTGVLFVVVMFAQVVGFGTDAAGLAAFQNSGNTLGDLGGSYIGQWFSLVIIFTAIVSAFGCHLATSATSGRMLYAFGRDGFGPKALAHIHPQTGGPRRATWLVVIVALVVDLICGLSGWPDMGTGNDAINTYFLFAVAGSVCLMVCYLLVEIAAAYFVGAPKFVSVHGGAGKIAGLVLPLLGAVVIVTVLWFNVKDADSWVAAPLLGLYWCALGLVIALAASGIAKRVGESLAVELEMAPRAQDSAHPAQPA; this is encoded by the coding sequence ATGACCTCACGTACCCCGGAGACGGCCGACGACGTCGACCAGATCCCCCACCGCCGGCTGCCGTTCTGGGTCGCGCTCGCCCTGTCCGTCGCACTCGTCGGGCCCACCCTGGCCATGTCGGGCAACGGGCAGGGCCTCATCGGCACCGTGGGCAAGTCGATCCCGCTGGTGTTCCTCATCGGCCTGGTCGGCGTGTCTTTGGTCGGGTACAGCTTCGTCCGGCTCACCCGCCACCTCAACCACGCCGGGTCGGCCTACGGTCTGGTGGGCGGCACGATCGGGCCGCGCACCGGATTCTTCTCCGGCTTCGCCATGCTCGGCGCCTACTGGGGCTTCTCCATCGGCACGCTGGCGCTGACGGCGGCCTTCGTGAACTCGTTCATCGCCGCGCTGCAACCCGGCAACGACAACCCCTACCAGGTGCCGTGGCTGCTCATCGTCGTGGTGGGTGCCGTCATCTCGTTCCTGCTGTCGGGGCGCGACATCCAGTTGCTGGCCAAGATCCTGCTGGCCATCGAGGGACTCGGCATCCTCGCGATGATCGTGCTCGTCGTCGCGATCTTCGCCCAGGGCGGCGCGCCGACCACGGGCGTCGATTTCTCGGTGTTCTCCTTCTCCGGTGGCGTCTCCCCCTCCGCGGTGCTGGCCGGGGTCGTGGCGGCGTTCCTGTCCTGGGCCGGCTTCGAGGCGTGCGCCTCGATGGGCGAGGAGACCGACGACCCGCGACGCAACATTCCGCGCGCGCTGGGCGGCACGCTGATCCTCACCGGCGTGCTCTTCGTCGTCGTGATGTTCGCCCAGGTCGTCGGATTCGGCACCGACGCAGCGGGACTCGCGGCTTTCCAGAATTCCGGTAACACGCTCGGTGACCTGGGTGGCTCCTACATCGGACAGTGGTTCTCGCTGGTCATCATCTTCACCGCCATCGTGTCGGCGTTCGGCTGCCACCTCGCGACGTCCGCGACGTCGGGCCGCATGCTCTACGCGTTCGGCCGGGACGGATTCGGCCCGAAAGCCTTGGCACACATCCACCCCCAGACCGGCGGCCCGCGTCGCGCCACCTGGCTGGTCGTGATCGTGGCACTGGTGGTCGACCTGATCTGCGGCCTGTCCGGGTGGCCGGACATGGGCACCGGCAACGACGCCATCAACACCTACTTCCTGTTCGCCGTCGCCGGTTCGGTCTGCCTGATGGTCTGCTATCTGCTCGTCGAGATCGCCGCGGCCTACTTCGTCGGCGCACCGAAATTCGTCTCCGTCCACGGCGGCGCAGGCAAGATCGCCGGCCTCGTCCTGCCGCTGCTCGGCGCGGTCGTCATCGTCACGGTGCTGTGGTTCAACGTCAAAGACGCCGACAGCTGGGTCGCCGCACCGCTGCTCGGCCTGTACTGGTGCGCACTCGGGCTGGTGATCGCCCTGGCCGCCTCCGGCATCGCCAAGCGCGTCGGCGAATCGCTGGCCGTCGAACTCGAGATGGCGCCGCGGGCCCAGGATTCGGCTCACCCGGCACAACCGGCATGA
- a CDS encoding glutamine synthetase family protein: MPPGNRRDEVDAEAAAGRLRDEGVAVIAGSVTDLAGVTRAKYVPAARLPAFQRSGMGVSPSWSVFCVDSGIAFTPTIGVVGDLRIRIDPAELHVVEDGVAWAPGSLHDQQGRPAPLCTRTLLATAEQEAAARGLDVLVGAELECTMLAADAGPATAEPWSPYGIRTSLDRSAFLVDLATTAERAGLRIDQLHTEYGHDQLEVSLAPDTPVAAADAVILARIVCSRAAARHGLRISFSPVPFEGAAGNGAHLHLSLADADGPLLSGGEGPHGLRPGGANAIAGVLDTLPDLIGLYAGSAVSALRLKPGNWAGATACWGLENREAAIRFVAATPGTPHGANIECKLIDPSANPYLAAAAFLRSALRGIRDGLVLPDEVPENPAQSGTTFRPLPTGQRDALDAMETSAVAAEILTPDIVEALVAVRRYECKTFGDLPAAQACDALRLAWTC; encoded by the coding sequence GTGCCCCCAGGCAATCGCCGAGATGAGGTGGACGCCGAGGCCGCAGCCGGCCGCCTGCGCGACGAGGGCGTCGCCGTCATCGCAGGATCGGTGACCGACCTCGCCGGCGTGACCCGCGCCAAATACGTTCCCGCCGCCCGTCTGCCGGCCTTCCAGCGCTCCGGCATGGGGGTGTCGCCGTCCTGGAGCGTCTTCTGCGTCGACAGCGGCATCGCCTTCACTCCCACCATCGGTGTCGTCGGCGACCTGCGGATCCGCATCGATCCCGCCGAGCTGCACGTCGTGGAGGACGGGGTGGCGTGGGCACCGGGGAGTCTGCACGACCAGCAGGGGCGGCCCGCACCGCTGTGCACCCGCACGCTGCTCGCGACCGCCGAGCAGGAAGCCGCCGCTCGCGGACTCGACGTCCTCGTCGGCGCGGAACTCGAGTGCACCATGCTCGCCGCCGACGCCGGGCCGGCCACCGCCGAACCGTGGTCCCCCTACGGCATCCGCACCTCCCTCGACCGCTCGGCGTTCCTGGTCGACCTCGCCACCACGGCCGAGCGGGCCGGTCTGCGCATCGACCAGCTGCACACCGAGTACGGGCACGACCAGCTCGAGGTGTCGCTGGCGCCGGACACCCCGGTCGCCGCCGCCGATGCCGTCATCCTGGCGCGCATCGTCTGCAGCCGCGCCGCCGCCCGGCACGGTCTGCGAATCTCGTTCTCGCCGGTGCCGTTCGAGGGCGCCGCGGGCAACGGCGCGCACCTGCACCTGTCGCTGGCCGACGCCGACGGACCGCTGCTCTCCGGCGGAGAGGGCCCCCACGGCCTGCGTCCCGGCGGGGCGAACGCCATCGCCGGTGTCCTCGACACCCTGCCCGACCTCATCGGTCTCTACGCCGGCTCGGCGGTATCGGCGCTGCGCCTCAAACCCGGCAACTGGGCGGGGGCCACCGCGTGCTGGGGCCTGGAGAACCGGGAGGCCGCTATCCGATTCGTCGCCGCCACCCCCGGCACCCCGCACGGCGCCAACATCGAGTGCAAGCTCATCGACCCCAGCGCCAACCCCTACCTGGCGGCCGCGGCGTTCCTGCGCAGTGCGCTGCGCGGTATCCGCGACGGCCTCGTCCTGCCCGACGAGGTCCCGGAGAACCCGGCGCAGTCCGGCACCACCTTCCGGCCGCTGCCGACCGGGCAGCGCGACGCCCTCGACGCCATGGAGACGTCGGCCGTCGCGGCCGAGATCCTGACCCCCGACATCGTCGAAGCCCTTGTGGCCGTGCGCCGTTACGAGTGCAAGACCTTCGGCGATCTCCCCGCTGCACAGGCGTGCGACGCCCTGCGACTCGCCTGGACCTGCTGA